From one Triticum aestivum cultivar Chinese Spring chromosome 4B, IWGSC CS RefSeq v2.1, whole genome shotgun sequence genomic stretch:
- the LOC123095024 gene encoding uncharacterized protein: protein MPLSAASILRASSLALLLLAATATGGDGSTTSDSSVAQSIDDTEMYLCYLCTGRNPMLIRYCPIYWDWCHLVCYDPDVAAGPAASLRPVAAAATAPRETHAQLGCYVMKLYRNGTYVIVSRHDCSKMASCRLSCGGSDVVVADGKALGAAPLPVTASAPQGMQLPPSSRVAEFQRCGDQAMGLPLSAVPGRV, encoded by the coding sequence ATGCCTCTCTCGGCCGCATCCATCCTCCGCGCCTCCTCCCTCGCCCTCCTGCTGCTCGCGGCCACGGCCACGGGCGGCGATGGCAGCACGACGAGCGACTCGTCTGTGGCGCAGTCCATCGACGACACGGAGATGTACCTCTGCTACCTCTGCACCGGGCGCAACCCGATGCTGATCAGGTACTGCCCCATCTACTGGGACTGGTGCCACCTCGTGTGCTACGACCCCGACGTCGCCGCCGGGCCCGCTGCGTCCCTGCGGCCGGTGGCAGCGGCAGCCACGGCCCCGCGCGAGACGCACGCCCAGCTGGGGTGCTACGTCATGAAGCTCTACCGGAACGGCACCTACGTCATCGTCAGCCGCCACGACTGCTCCAAAATGGCCAGTTGCCGCCTCTCCTGCGGCGGCAGCGACGTCGTAGTCGCCGACGGGAAAGCCTTGGGCGCGGCGCCGCTGCCGGTTACAGCGTCGGCGCCCCAGGGAATGCAGCTGCCGCCGTCGTCGCGCGTCGCCGAGTTCCAGCGGTGCGGCGATCAGGCAATGGGCCTGCCTCTGAGCGCCGTCCCCGGCCGCGTCTAG